The proteins below are encoded in one region of Bosea sp. BIWAKO-01:
- a CDS encoding DMT family transporter, whose amino-acid sequence MLESPLFLRIIPLVFTLLWSSGWIVAGYSARYADPLTFLAVRYACAGLLLIGLALAVGAPWPKGRRAIIDCVVTGILLHAVYLGGVWWAVRHGLPAGVSGLIAGLQPVLTALFSPLLVGERISPVRWAGILCGFLGIALVLEPKLVGVDPQALAGILLPVGVNIVAMFAVTFGSFYQKKRIVTGDLRTVTAWQYTAAFLVTLPVAYALEPMRIEWNLTMALVLAWSVLALSLGGIGLYLWLIRRGEVSRTATFLYLVPPAVAVEAWLLFGETLTPLQLVGMAVAVLGVVLASRK is encoded by the coding sequence ATGCTCGAATCGCCCCTGTTCCTCCGCATCATCCCGCTCGTCTTCACGCTGCTCTGGTCGAGCGGCTGGATCGTTGCCGGCTATTCCGCGCGCTATGCCGACCCGCTGACCTTCCTGGCCGTGCGCTATGCCTGTGCCGGCCTGCTGCTCATCGGCCTGGCGCTCGCCGTCGGCGCACCCTGGCCGAAGGGCCGTCGCGCGATCATCGACTGCGTCGTCACCGGTATCCTGCTGCATGCCGTCTATCTCGGCGGCGTCTGGTGGGCGGTGCGCCATGGCCTGCCGGCCGGAGTTTCCGGCCTGATTGCCGGCCTTCAGCCCGTGCTGACCGCGCTGTTTTCCCCGCTTCTGGTCGGCGAACGCATTTCGCCTGTGCGCTGGGCCGGGATCCTCTGCGGTTTCCTCGGCATTGCCCTGGTGCTCGAGCCGAAGCTGGTCGGCGTCGATCCACAGGCGCTCGCCGGCATCCTGCTGCCGGTCGGCGTCAATATCGTCGCGATGTTCGCCGTGACCTTCGGCTCCTTCTATCAGAAGAAGCGCATCGTCACCGGCGATCTGCGGACTGTGACCGCCTGGCAATACACCGCCGCCTTCCTCGTCACGCTGCCCGTCGCCTATGCGCTCGAACCGATGCGGATCGAGTGGAACCTGACCATGGCCCTGGTGCTGGCCTGGTCGGTCCTGGCGCTTTCGCTGGGCGGAATCGGGCTCTATCTCTGGCTGATCCGGCGTGGCGAAGTCTCGCGCACCGCGACCTTCCTCTATCTCGTGCCGCCGGCCGTGGCCGTCGAGGCCTGGCTGCTCTTCGGCGAGACGCTGACCCCGCTCCAGCTCGTCGGCATGGCGGTTGCTGTGCTTGGCGTCGTGCTGGCCAGTCGAAAATAG
- a CDS encoding YihY/virulence factor BrkB family protein — MSLLSVPALAFERFVAHDSWAIASHIALSVLMSLFPFLILVTALGGVFGTQNAADEATALLLEAWPKEIAIPIALEVRSVLTAVRSDALTFGALLALYFSSSGVEALRIGLNRAYEAYEWRAWWHTRLESILYVVGGAMFMLSFAFLVVLGPLVLRWLIGFAPWLAPLSILLSFLRVAGATMLIVLALIVAHSTLPARAPHIRTLWPGILVTLAFWLVGGLGFGWYLDGFAGAYVTTYAGLATAMIALVFLYWLAAIFLYGAELNAAFAIARAPRADPGEAIAGL, encoded by the coding sequence ATGTCGCTGCTATCCGTCCCCGCCCTCGCCTTCGAGCGCTTCGTCGCCCATGATTCCTGGGCGATCGCCAGCCATATCGCGCTCTCCGTGCTGATGTCGCTCTTCCCCTTCCTGATCCTGGTGACGGCACTCGGCGGCGTCTTCGGCACGCAGAATGCGGCCGACGAGGCAACCGCGCTGCTGCTCGAGGCCTGGCCCAAGGAGATCGCCATCCCGATCGCACTCGAGGTGCGCTCGGTGCTGACGGCGGTGCGCAGCGATGCACTCACCTTCGGCGCTTTGCTGGCCCTGTATTTCTCGTCGTCCGGCGTCGAGGCGCTGCGCATCGGCCTCAACCGGGCCTATGAGGCCTATGAATGGCGGGCCTGGTGGCACACCCGGCTGGAATCGATCCTCTACGTGGTCGGCGGCGCCATGTTCATGCTCTCCTTCGCCTTTCTCGTGGTGCTCGGGCCGCTGGTGCTGCGCTGGCTGATCGGCTTCGCGCCCTGGCTGGCGCCGCTCTCCATCCTGCTCAGCTTCCTGCGCGTCGCCGGCGCGACCATGCTGATCGTGCTGGCGCTGATCGTCGCGCATAGCACGCTGCCGGCCCGCGCCCCACATATCCGGACGCTCTGGCCCGGCATCCTCGTCACCCTCGCCTTCTGGCTCGTCGGCGGCCTCGGCTTCGGCTGGTATCTCGACGGCTTTGCCGGCGCCTATGTCACGACCTATGCCGGCCTTGCGACGGCGATGATCGCGCTCGTCTTCCTGTACTGGCTCGCCGCGATCTTCCTCTATGGCGCGGAGCTGAATGCCGCCTTCGCGATCGCGAGGGCGCCAAGGGCCGACCCCGGTGAGGCGATCGCCGGGCTATAG